A DNA window from Hevea brasiliensis isolate MT/VB/25A 57/8 chromosome 2, ASM3005281v1, whole genome shotgun sequence contains the following coding sequences:
- the LOC110640064 gene encoding outer envelope pore protein 24A, chloroplastic, which translates to MTKVSLKGRYENDKSSAAATVAFNAGDVKLRASMTDATVVNGPSLNGLVLAVEKPGFFIVDYNVPKKDFRFQFMNTVKVADKPLNLTYIHSRGDNRTILDGALVFDSANKVSANYMLGTGNCKLKYTYVHGGATTFEPCYDLAKNSWDFAVSQKVYADDVFRATYQTSSKALGLEWSRNSKFNGNFKVSASLNLGEESKVPKLIAESTWNFEM; encoded by the exons ATGACGAAGGTATCTTTGAAGGGCAGGTATGAAAATGACAAAAGCAGCGCAGCAGCTACTGTTGCCTTCAACGCCGGCGATGTCAAGCTCCGGGCTTCCATGACCGACGCCACTGTCGTCAATGGCCCCAGCTTAAACGGCTTGGTTTTAGCTGTCGAGAAACCCGGCTTCTTCATCGTCGACTACAACGTTCCCAAAAAG GATTTTCGGTTTCAGTTTATGAACACTGTTAAGGTTGCTGATAAGCCCTTGAACCTGACATACATTCACAGCAGAGGGGATAACCGCACGATATTGGATGGGGCTCTTGTGTTTGATTCAGCCAATAAGGTTTCCGCAAATTACATGCTTGGTACAGGGAATTGTAAGTTGAAGTATACTTATGTGCATGGAGGGGCAACCACATTTGAACCATGCTATGATTTGGCCAAGAATTCTTGGGATTTTGCCGTTTCACAGAAGGTTTATGCTGATGATGTGTTTAGGGCTACATATCAAACGTCAAGCAAGGCATTGGGATTAGAGTGGTcaagaaattcaaaatttaatggCAATTTTAAG GTCTCCGCATCCCTCAATTTGGGTGAGGAATCAAAAGTGCCGAAACTAATTGCTGAGAGTACATGGAACTTTGAGATGTGA